Below is a window of 'Nostoc azollae' 0708 DNA.
CTTATCAACTGATAAGTGACAACTGAACTAATTAAAAATTAACTTCTTGTTGTTGATAAAGGTAAAAATAATACCCTTTAACAGTCATTAATTCTCGATGGCTACCTTGTTCAATTACACGACCACCATCCATGACAACAATTGTATTGGCATTACTAACTGTATTAATACGGTGAGTAATAAAGAAGACGGTTGTTTCTTGAAATGCTCTGGCTAAATTGAGACATATTTGTCTTTCGGTGGGATAATCTAAGGCGCTGGTAGCTTCGTCCAATACTAATAATTTAGGTTTTTGTAAAATTGAACGTGCGATCGCAACTCTCTGTCTTTGCCCCCCAGAGAGGGCTGAACCTCTTTCTCCAACTCTGGTGTTATAACCATTGGGCAGGTTCATGATAAATTCGTGAGCAACAGCAATTCGTGCAGCTTCGATAATTTCTTCTGTTGTTGCATCAGGATTTGTCAGGGCAATGTTTTCCTGAACTGTGCCATCAAACAATAGTGGGTCTTGCGGAACGACACCAATTTGTCTACGCACAGAATAAAGTTCAACTTTGCTAATGTCATAACCATCAATCAAAATTCTGCCAGATTGGACATTATAAAGTCTGAGCAGTAATTTCATCATTGTGCTTTTACCGGAACCACTTTGCCCAACAATACCCACAAACCTACCCGCTGAAAAGTCGAGGCTAACATTGTTCAGTTGCAGTGGTCCACTAGGAGCAAATCGGAAAGAAACATTTTCATATTTTACAGCCCCAAGTATTGCAGGTAAGGGGATATTATCTCTGTCTAATTCTGCTTCTCTTGGTGTATCAATAATATCGCTTAATCGTTCTAAGGATAATCCTGTTTCTTGGAAGTTTTGCCAGATTTGTGCTAAACGCAAGATGGGGCTAGTAACGTAACTTGAGATAATTCTAAAGGCGATTAATTCCCCTAAAGTTAACTCTTTTTGTAATACTAAATAAGCTCCTACCCACAAAACTAGTAAGCTGCTTAGTTTATTGAGAAACTGACTGGTGGAATTAGCCAAAGTGGAAGTTATCACAGTTTTAAACCCTGCGGCCACAAACCTTGCATAACGTTCTTGCCAGGAAAAACGCGAGCGCAACTCAATATTTTGCGCTTTTACTGTTTGAATGCCTGACATGACCTCAACTAAATAAGATTGAGTTTCGGCGTTGCGTTCAGCTTTGGCTCGTAGCTGTCGACTTACTGTGGGAGCGGCAATTAATGTAATGACCACAAATAGAGGAATTGTCCCTAACCCAACTAAGGTCAGTTGCCAACTATAAAACAGCATAACGATGATATAAACCACCGAGAATACTGCATCTAATCCCACTGTTAAAGCCGTACCTGTGAGGAACTGACGGATATTTTCTAATTCATTGATACGAGTAGAGAGTTCACCTACTGGTCGGCGTTCAAAATAGCGCAATGGTAATCTGAGTAAGTGGTCAATAATTTGTGACCCCAGGCTCATATCAATCCGATTAGTCGTATCTACAAATAAGTAAGTCCGTAATGTGGTGAGAATTGCTTCAAATACACCAACGGCTAATAGTAGAACTCCTAAAATATTCAGGGTACTAATACTATTTTGAACAATGACTTTATCAATGATTAACTGAATAACTAGAGGATTGGCTAATGCTGCCAGTTGTACAAAAAATGACGCAATGAATACTTCTATTAAGACTCGACGGTAACGTGATAGATATGGTAAAAACCAGCTTAAACCAAAGCGTTCTTGGGGTGTTTCTTGTGTCGCACTAAATAATAGTGCCCTTAGTTGTGGCTGTAAGTTGGTTTCATCAGTTTCTAATTCTTCGAGTAGTTTGCCGGGTTTGCAATTGATGATACCTTTTGATGGCACAGCTAAAACTACTGTATTTGCTTCTACTGCATAGATGACAGCAAAACTATCTCTATATTGAATTAATGCTGGTGTGGGGATCCGTGTAATAGAGGTAGCAGGAACATCTACTAATTGGGTTTTGAGGCCAATTAATTCTCCTAAATAAGCACAAAGTTGAAAAGATATGACACCCTGGCGTTTAATTTGCTCGTTTAAAAGCCGACGGATTACTTCTTTACGCAAGGGAATTTCTAAGTGCTTGGCCAGCATTTGGAAACAGGCAAGAGTAGAATTTAATTCACCCTGTCCGCGAAAAAATGGATATTCTTTATTTTTTTGTTTAACTTGTGATGTTTGGGTTGGTGAGGCAAAAACTTCTTCTGTTGATGCGTAGGGAATCTCTAACTCATCTCTGATTTGTTCTTGATTGTCTGGAAGTTCTTCTTCTGTATGATCATTATTCAAGAATAATAAGTCTGCGGCATTGATCCCTACTAACCTTGCTGGAGCGTTCCCCGTTACCTCTACAATATCTCTTAAGTTGTTAGGTTCTAACTGAGAACCAGGGGGAATATTACTTATTGTCCCACCACCGCTGACGAACCAGATGCGATTAGTTTCCAGTTGGTTAAAGGAAGTTTTTCCTAGTGGTAGGTGCTGGATTTTTACACTTGATACAATTTGTTGGGTAATTTCTTTTAAATTTAAACTAGCATTGGCTTGTTGGGCTAACTGTGGACTGAGAATATCGAATATTTCGATTAAATTACTCACGTTCTGACGCGCATTTGCAAATGCCGAATTTTGGGCAAGTAAACCTAAGTAATCGGCTGTGCTGAAGGTTAAACAGATAACTTCGGTGGATGCGATAGCTGTTTCACAGGAAATATGCCTTAATAAACTAATCTCCCCAATTATTGCTCCGGGTTCTAGTATTTTTAAAGTAATTGGCAATTTAGTCTGAGGGTGATATGCTAATAACCGCACTCTTCCTTCATAAGGAATTGCTATGCGATCGGGTAGTTTTTCTTTACCAATTATTTTTTGACCTATACGGTAGCGTAAAGCTTGCTGTTGTGAAAGTAAATTATTTTTGTCCGCTGTCGATAGTAGTTCAAATCCGTCAACGGTATTGAGAAATTCAGTAAAGGCGTTATTACTATAAGTCATGTTTATGAAAAATACTTAATAGGTCATGTTTATGAAAACTATTTAATTTAATTAATATCAGTTATGGGAAATTAATTAACTGGTTGATGTTTGCCACCAGCATGGAACTTGTGATAACTTTTACCTGGATGATAAAAATTTGAAACTTTGGGCTGGTAATCATTACCCTGGCAAATCCAATATCATTTCTGATTCTAGATTTATCATTGATACATAAAAGTATCAGGGATATTTCAGATTTTTTTACAGATGCAGGAATCAGAACTAAATCAACCAGGCTTATATTAGATACGCTCTATAAGGTTTTTTTATGCCTCATCTTCCTGAAAACTCACATATCTAATTGCTTAATTTGCCAGTTTTGTGCGGCTATTTGTGCTTGTAGCCAACTCTGAAACCGTTCATTGAGCAATCGCTGATGCATAGGACGATCTAATTGGGCAGGTAAGAACTTTTCTAGACGGACAATTACTATCCATTCTCCTATTTGATTGGGTGGTGAAAGTTGCTGTGGTTGGCTCACAGACAAGATTTGTATCAACCGTGGATGAAGAGATTGTAGTTCCACCGGTCCAACTAAACCATCTGTTTGAGCTTCAGTCCCTTGGGCATATTCCCGTGCTAGTTGAGCAAAAGATTGTTCTCCTTCTTGGATCCGGAAATAAATTTCTTGGGCAATACCAATTTCATAGGTGGTGATTAGGGAGTAGATAACTCGATCCAACTGGGATTTGCGCTGGAAAAAGTAAGAGTGTAAATCTTGTCCCCAAGTAGCTTCTTTGAACTTCTCCAGTTTGAGTTGGCGAATTGCCATTGTATTCAACTGTTCAGAACTTATATTCTGTTCTTGTCGCCCTTGATATTGTTGAGCTAACTGTTCACAGGCAAGTTTTTCTTCTTGTGGCGTACACTCAATCTGTGCGATCGCTTGGTCAATAACTACCTCTTTAAGTAATGGAGGGATTAATTGGTATTTGCCCAGTAATTCCAGAACTTCTGGGGCTGTGAGTAAGTGAGATCTTTCCTCGCCGGAGGCATCGCCAAATTGCAGAACTGGATTCATATCACTTGTGAGCAGATTTACCACCGTTATCAATTGCTTTTAACAACTTAATAGAAATAGATTTTAGTTAGTTTATCTAAAGGTTAAGTTAGCAAATATTTTACAACCTACTCCTTCATTTTTAGCTCTTTCTGTATGTGGATAGATAGTTACTAAAAATCATGGCATAAACTGAATATGCTCTTGTCAACTCTAGCAACAAACGCATCTATTTGCATATATCGTACCAAGCTATCATAATTTTTTGAATTTGCAACCTTAAACTGGCAGTCTGGTAGGAAAACTTTGAAATTGAACATCTTGTCCGGCTGATTACTTGTAATAAACTTTAAAAATCCAAGGTTTCAAATCAAGACGCTGTATGTCTTGTAGTGTATGCCTCGAAACATATTTTTTTCTTTTCCTTCAATAAATCGCGCAGCCTCCTGATGAGGGGGTAACAAGCACATTGAACACAGGATTGAGTGTAGTGTGTAGCCTACACACTACACTCAATCCTGTTTGTTCTATCGGCACGTAAACAAAAATCAAGCCCAAATGTAGCCCAAACTGGCTTGATAAGAAGTAAACACGTCCGGATTCCAGTTGAACCAATCAATAAATAGAAAAGATATGGCTGTTCTCAACACTTCTAAAGCTTCAGTAAAAGTATTCAAAGGTTTCTTAGCCCACCTTGGTCTTAATCCTCCAGTCCACTGATGGCAAAGAATAAAAGTGTAGGCACAGAAAACCAAAATAAAATAGCGCAGTAAACTGCTGTTATCTCCAACTTGATATTCTTTGAGTCCTAACCATCCCTTGGCTTCCCTGTAAACAACTTCTACCCAATTTCTTTGAGAATATGTATCAACTATCCATTGGGGTGTGACAATTGATCAAGAAACCTTGGTCATAAAGTAGTCAATATCAGTGGCTCGAGAGAAAGTAGAACCGTTGATGAGGATAGCAATATTGCCCTTTCCAGTTAAGGCTGATATTTCTACTTCTTTAATTACTACCCATGATATTTTGGGTTTATCTAACTGCAGTTGAATTTCTGTAACAGCCTCTTGGGTTAAACTTTGTGCTAATTCATCTAACCTAATTATTGCTGGACTATCCTCTTGGTCACTGCTAAGGACTGTGGGATTTTTAGCTAATCCTCCTCAATACTTTCAATTCCGATTTTCTATCTTTAATAAGAAAGATGTATTGTGGCCATATCCAGGATCTATAATTACTATTCCTGGTTGATAACCACGGCTTAAGGTCAGATCTATTAATTTAATTCCTAACTCAGGTTTATTCTCAAATCGAGGGTCTTGTTTCCCTTTGGGTCAAGAATCACCGTGGTGATCTAACTCTATATCTAATGGTAAGCTTTTACTGCCATCATATAGATGTGTTGTTAATACTACTATTCCAGTATCCCTTTTCCCGATTTCTCCAATATATTCTCTTCCTACTCCATCCCTAAAATTCCCCCTTTTTCTATGGACAGAATCATCAATTATTAAGCTAAATCCTCTGGTGATTCTCCTCTGACTACACTTGTTCATCATCTCTAACCGACGGTCATTGACTTGGGAACTGGACCAAGGTGCTTCAGTTAAAACGTGGTGTAATCGGTGGTACGTAACTTCTAGGGCATTCTCTGCCATTTAAAATAGGTTTTTTCTCTTACTTTCACCTAATCATCCCCCTAAATAATGTCTAAACTCTCTTCTTTCCCCTTGATGAGTAAATACATCATCAAACCTTTAACACCATCTTTCAAACCATGGTGCTATTGCTGCGGCAGTAGTTTCTTTCATCAGCTTCTTTTAACGTGAAAGCTACACCGAAATTGCATTATACTCCTAAGTCCCGTTAATTAAATTACAGTAATATCACTATTACCCACAAGACGCTAACCAGCTAGAGTTGCACTACGAACAGTTAAACCCGCGTAATTACCATCAGTATCAAAGAATCATGCACCGTTGCTGGTGTTGTAAATCAGGTATGGTTGTAAGCTATCAGTAGCTGTAGTCACACCTGTACCGTAAATTAAAGCTGTAGAGTTTAAAGGGGAGCAACACGATTTCATAACGTGGGGCAAAAGTGTGCTTTTAGCTACGCCAGCCAAGACATGGCTAAAAGATTTTTCTGGAATTAAAGTAAAATAAATCATATTAAATAAATAGAATTCCAAGACAAAGTATCTTCTCAAAATATCCTCAGAAGACTTGCATTCAATCGTTTGTGGCTGGTGGGAATAAGCTGCTTAGGTCAGTCAGCAAATAAGCAGGTATTGATTAGCATAGAAAATTCTGTTAAATGGGAGTTGTAGGTATAAAATATTAGACAGTCTGAAGATGGATAAAAGAGGTAAAAATTGAATTACAGAAATTATGCCAACTTCCAGCTATCCGATGTAAAATAATTTCCCCATTTTCTCTTAACCAAAATTCACTGTTTCCTTTCATTCTTAAATTGACAACTTGGTGGATTAAACTTCCCATAGCTCCACTACCAATAGGTAATTTACGGGCTGAAACTTTAGCATAGTTCAAACGTTCTTCCCCATAGGCACGTAAAAGATAATTTCTTTGTTTAACCAGAGTTTAAGAATGCTCTCCTACTGCTGAAGCAATAAATTCATCCATATTAATGCACCTTCTCTAATCTTTTCTTCATGGGCTTTAAAAGTTTGTCCATTCCATTAGGGAATGTTATTTTTTCTAAAAGTTTCGTAACTTGCTCTTGAAAATCTTTCAAACATTTGGTCAAATTAAGACTTGAATATATATTTCTTGTCATTAATTAATGGTAGGTATTCCCTGTTTTTTCTTTGGAGATCCTACCTTTTTTTTGACCACAATAGCAGTGTGTCTCAGCTTCTCTCATCTGGTAAATTTTCTTAAGCAATTTCATGTGAGATACATGTATAAGATATTTTAGTAGTAAGGTAAATGATTTGTATCGATGCCTGTTTTAGGTTTAGTGAGCGCACAGTTTTTACCCCACCTCACAAAATCGCGTTGCTCCCTTTCCATGTTAGCAAGAATAAGTTCTCCAGAGCTACCTGTGCCAGTAGTAAATCGCACGACAACCTTGGTTTGTCCAGACCTGACTAGTGCCAAATCTGTCCATCCATCTTCTTTGAAGTCACCGAGAGTAAGTGCGCGGGTAGTCTGACCGATTGTGTATGTGAAAGTAGGGGTATTAAAACTATCATTTAAATTACGTAATAACACGTGAAGATCATTTTTGCCAGGTGTAAGTGACCCTGCTGGTAAGTCTGGCTTCCCATCACTGTTGAAGTCTCCCAGTGCGGTCGCAAGTAGTCCAGCTTGAGGAATAGCATAATTGAATTCTTGACTGTGTTGAAAGTACCATCCCCATTACCTGAAAGGATTGAGATATTGCTGCTACTGAAAGTTGTCAAGTCAGTGTTTGCTGTTGCCAAGTCCAGGTCGCCATCACTGTCGAAGTCTCCTGTAAATACTGATACAGACACCAAAGGACCCAAAGTTCCTACACTAAAGTTAGCAGCAGCGCCGAAGCTTCCTGTGCCATCGCCCAATAGGACTGAGACATTTTCATCACCATAGTTCGCTACTACTACATCTAGCTTGCTGTCTCCGGTGAGGTCTCCCAAAACTACAGAATAAGAGCGATCTCCGTCCGCAAGATGGTCTACTGTAGCAAATAATATTGACACAACTTGCTAGCTAAAATTGTTTTAGTATTTTCAGTTTATTTATATAAACTGAATTTCTCCGGTTCAGGATCATTTTCATCTACTGACGAATACTACCTGCTCTGGAATTATTACCAATTACTTTAAGCTGAAAATATCTCTTAACTAATAATGATTACGATATTTTTACCAAAAATTTATTTTATTAAAAATAAAAAATAATCACAGGGAAAAGCCTCCTTGTAAACATCTACAAAGAAGCCAAAGTTTTATTCATAGTATTTAGCAGTTACCTTTTAGGTTTTAGGTTTTAGCTATCCTTGTATAATCAGGATTGGCAAATATGAATTTGTCCTAATTACCCTGGTAACTGCTTTATTAATAAATACCTGAGTAACATTTATTGCAGATCTTCTCAACAAAAATCTCTGTATTCCTTGCCTGTTAACTATTCTCTCTCCTCAATATGAAATTGATTTTGCACGACTACTTGATTATTTCGTTACAAGAATCTTCGTTAAGATACATTACCGATTAGCGGAATCGGCGGGGATTCAAGATAGTACGATTTTGTGGTTGGGACTGACGATGAATTGATACTCCATTTCGCAGTTTACTGGCTGTGCCGCCATCTTTGGGATCTAGGAATGGTTTCAAATTAATTCCACTTCTGGATGAACTAGCACGATTATTACGACCTAAAAGGCTGCGTCCTAAATTGTCTAATTCGTTAGATCCTGCTGGGTTGCCATTAGTATAAGTGTTAACAGATATGGTTTGTTGTCCGTTATCAGCATTAGCTAAGTTATTGAAAACACTACTTCGGACAGCATAAGGATCTTTACCACGAGGCACGGTGAGAACAATGCGACAACCGGAGTTAGCCTCAGTAGTGACACAGATAATATTTTCGTTATTTTCTACACCTATCTGGAGTTCTTGTAAGCCGTCTGGGCGATATAATTCTAACCGATTGGCGATCGCATCACATCGTTTTTGAGCATCCCAACCACCACCCATGTTTTGTGGTGCAGCCCAAGCAAAAAATTGACCTGGTTGACTTTGGGGCTGGTACATTACGGTATATTGACCGTTGTAATATTGACAACTGAATCTTTTGCTACTATCCAAAGTTCTGGAAGTCGGTATATTGGTGGGTGAGCCTGATGGTACAGTGGGAACAACAACACTATCAGTTTGGGCACAAGCTACAGAATTTCCTACAAGTAAGGATATACTCAGACTACTCAACAATAAGAACTGAACTGATTGTGATGGCATAATTCAAGCGCTAAATATATATTCATGTTTACCATGACGAAGAATTTTATTTTTTGATTCATCTTTGTTCCTGTTATTTTAAAATTTTCCCTGCTTGAGAAATTGGAATGTTAGACCACATTTTTGATTATTTACACTTTCATTTCACCATTGAAGCCCCGATAGTATTGCTAATCTTGGTTTTCCTAGAAGCGGTGCTATCTGCTGATAATGCGATCGCCCTCGCTGCAATCGCTCAAGGACTGGAAGACAAAACTCTAGAACGTCAAGCCCTAAATATCGGGTTAGTTTTTGCCTATGTCCTGCGAATCACGCTGTTACTAACAGCTACGTGGGTACAAAAATTCTGGCAATTTGAACTACTGGGGGCTGCTTACCTGCTGTGGCTAGTGTTCCAACACTTTTCACAAGAAGAGGAAGAAAATCACCATCACGGTCCGCGTTTTAATTCTTTGTGGCAAGCTATACCTGTCATTGCTTTTACTGATTTGGCGTTTTCCTTGGATAGTGTAACAACTGCGATCGCTGTTTCTCAAGAATGGTGGTTGGTAATTACAGGAACAACCATCGGTATTGTGGCACTCCGCTTTATGGCTGGATTATTTATTCGCTGGTTAGATGAATATGAAAACTTAGAAGATGCTGGTTATATTACTGTAGCCTTTGTGGGTTTACGCCTGCTGCTCAAAGTCATCAACGATGACTTAGTTCCACCCCAATGGATTATGGTTAGTGCGATCGCTATCATCTTAGGCTGGGGATTTTCCAAACGCACACTCATAAAATCAGTTGCAGAAGAACCCGAAAAAAGTGAAGTGTCCAAGTAGGTATTGGGGACTGGGGAAGATGGGGGTGATGAGGATGATGGGGAAGTAATTTTCCTAATCACCAATCACCAATCACCAATCACCAATCACCAATCACCAATCACCAATCACCAATCACCTAACTACTCATGTAACCAAGGAGTTAACTGTGGTTGCCAAGCAACTAATTCTTCATCCTTAAACCACAGCGCAATTTCATATTGTGCAGTTTCAGGAGCATCAGAACCGTGGATCAAGTTGCGACCAACATTAATACCAAAATCGCCGCGAATTGTTCCTGGTTCTGAATTTAAGGGGTTTGTTGCACCAATAATTTTTCTGGCAGAAGCAATAACACCATCACCTTCCCAGACCATCGCTACAACAGGTCCAGAAGTGATAAATTCTACCAAACTAGGGAAGAAAGGTCTTTCCCGGTGAACAGCATAATGTTGCTCAGCTAATTCCCGGCTGACTTTTTGAAACTTCAAGGCAATGAGGGTAAAGCCTTTAGTTTCAAAGCGACGGATAATTTCACCTACCAGTCTGCGCTGGACTCCATCAGGCTTGATTGCTAAAAATGTGCGTTCCAAAGCTATCTCCCAAAACTTAATAAAGTTTTTATGCGTTAATTGTCAGTCGTTATTATGTATTCTGTCCAGTAGTTGCAGAATATTTACTCAGGGGAGGGAGACTCACAAGGGTAGGTTTTTTACTTCCTCGTGAGGGTAAGACTTGGTGGAGAAGACAGACAAGGTCACAAGGGAGGAAAACAATACAAATCATGTACGTTTGGTCACAAGAACAGACCATCAAAAGACCATTTTGGGTAGAAAATCTTCCTTGTCTACTTTCCCTCCTTATTTTCCAAGTCCTACCTCCACCCAAGTGTAAAAACCTATACCTGTAAGATGGGGGGATGAGGACATATTTTGTTCTCCTGAACTCCTTCTTTCTAACTAATCAAAAATTCTTGCTACGTGCATATCCGTTACCAGGCTAATTTGTTAAATTGTTGTTCGTGGGCGAAAAACAGAGGTCAGTAAGAAATGGGTGTCGAGTCAAGTGCTGATGAGATTGTCAAAGTGCCTCCTAATGGGCATAAATCCGAATTGAAAAGCCAAAAACACAAGAAACTGCTGCCACCTACTACGACAGGAGATTTGCCTCGTGCTTGGAAAATTGAGGACAGCGAAGACCTTTACCGAATTGAAGGTTGGGGAAAGCCTTATTTTTCCATTAATGCGGCTGGGAACGTAACAGTTTCTCCCAAGGGTGATCGCGGTGGTTCCTTAGATTTGTTTGAATTAGTCAATGCTTTAAAGCAACGTAATTTGGGTCTTCCTCTGTTGATTCGCTTTTCTGATATTTTAGAAGACCGAATTGAACGGTTGAATGCTTGTTTTGCTAAAGCTATAGCACGTTATAACTATCCTGGCGTTTATCGTGGTGTTTTTCCAGTTAAATGCAACCAGGAAAGACACTTGATAGAAGATTTGGTGCGTTTTGGCAAACCTCATCAATTTGGACTAGAAGCGGGA
It encodes the following:
- a CDS encoding peptidylprolyl isomerase; protein product: MNPVLQFGDASGEERSHLLTAPEVLELLGKYQLIPPLLKEVVIDQAIAQIECTPQEEKLACEQLAQQYQGRQEQNISSEQLNTMAIRQLKLEKFKEATWGQDLHSYFFQRKSQLDRVIYSLITTYEIGIAQEIYFRIQEGEQSFAQLAREYAQGTEAQTDGLVGPVELQSLHPRLIQILSVSQPQQLSPPNQIGEWIVIVRLEKFLPAQLDRPMHQRLLNERFQSWLQAQIAAQNWQIKQLDM
- a CDS encoding COP23 domain-containing protein, which gives rise to MPSQSVQFLLLSSLSISLLVGNSVACAQTDSVVVPTVPSGSPTNIPTSRTLDSSKRFSCQYYNGQYTVMYQPQSQPGQFFAWAAPQNMGGGWDAQKRCDAIANRLELYRPDGLQELQIGVENNENIICVTTEANSGCRIVLTVPRGKDPYAVRSSVFNNLANADNGQQTISVNTYTNGNPAGSNELDNLGRSLLGRNNRASSSRSGINLKPFLDPKDGGTASKLRNGVSIHRQSQPQNRTILNPRRFR
- a CDS encoding TerC family protein yields the protein MLDHIFDYLHFHFTIEAPIVLLILVFLEAVLSADNAIALAAIAQGLEDKTLERQALNIGLVFAYVLRITLLLTATWVQKFWQFELLGAAYLLWLVFQHFSQEEEENHHHGPRFNSLWQAIPVIAFTDLAFSLDSVTTAIAVSQEWWLVITGTTIGIVALRFMAGLFIRWLDEYENLEDAGYITVAFVGLRLLLKVINDDLVPPQWIMVSAIAIILGWGFSKRTLIKSVAEEPEKSEVSK
- a CDS encoding FG-GAP repeat domain-containing protein; this encodes MGDFNSDGKPDLPAGSLTPGKNDLHVLLRNLNDSFNTPTFTYTIGQTTRALTLGDFKEDGWTDLALVRSGQTKVVVRFTTGTGSSGELILANMEREQRDFVRWGKNCALTKPKTGIDTNHLPYY
- a CDS encoding FG-GAP repeat domain-containing protein; the protein is MGDLTGDSKLDVVVANYGDENVSVLLGDGTGSFGAAANFSVGTLGPLVSVSVFTGDFDSDGDLDLATANTDLTTFSSSNISILSGNGDGTFNTVKNSIMLFLKLDYLRPHWETSTVMGSQTYQQGHLHLAKMIFTCYYVI
- the ndk gene encoding nucleoside-diphosphate kinase, translating into MERTFLAIKPDGVQRRLVGEIIRRFETKGFTLIALKFQKVSRELAEQHYAVHRERPFFPSLVEFITSGPVVAMVWEGDGVIASARKIIGATNPLNSEPGTIRGDFGINVGRNLIHGSDAPETAQYEIALWFKDEELVAWQPQLTPWLHE
- a CDS encoding peptidase domain-containing ABC transporter, which translates into the protein MTYSNNAFTEFLNTVDGFELLSTADKNNLLSQQQALRYRIGQKIIGKEKLPDRIAIPYEGRVRLLAYHPQTKLPITLKILEPGAIIGEISLLRHISCETAIASTEVICLTFSTADYLGLLAQNSAFANARQNVSNLIEIFDILSPQLAQQANASLNLKEITQQIVSSVKIQHLPLGKTSFNQLETNRIWFVSGGGTISNIPPGSQLEPNNLRDIVEVTGNAPARLVGINAADLLFLNNDHTEEELPDNQEQIRDELEIPYASTEEVFASPTQTSQVKQKNKEYPFFRGQGELNSTLACFQMLAKHLEIPLRKEVIRRLLNEQIKRQGVISFQLCAYLGELIGLKTQLVDVPATSITRIPTPALIQYRDSFAVIYAVEANTVVLAVPSKGIINCKPGKLLEELETDETNLQPQLRALLFSATQETPQERFGLSWFLPYLSRYRRVLIEVFIASFFVQLAALANPLVIQLIIDKVIVQNSISTLNILGVLLLAVGVFEAILTTLRTYLFVDTTNRIDMSLGSQIIDHLLRLPLRYFERRPVGELSTRINELENIRQFLTGTALTVGLDAVFSVVYIIVMLFYSWQLTLVGLGTIPLFVVITLIAAPTVSRQLRAKAERNAETQSYLVEVMSGIQTVKAQNIELRSRFSWQERYARFVAAGFKTVITSTLANSTSQFLNKLSSLLVLWVGAYLVLQKELTLGELIAFRIISSYVTSPILRLAQIWQNFQETGLSLERLSDIIDTPREAELDRDNIPLPAILGAVKYENVSFRFAPSGPLQLNNVSLDFSAGRFVGIVGQSGSGKSTMMKLLLRLYNVQSGRILIDGYDISKVELYSVRRQIGVVPQDPLLFDGTVQENIALTNPDATTEEIIEAARIAVAHEFIMNLPNGYNTRVGERGSALSGGQRQRVAIARSILQKPKLLVLDEATSALDYPTERQICLNLARAFQETTVFFITHRINTVSNANTIVVMDGGRVIEQGSHRELMTVKGYYFYLYQQQEVNF